Genomic DNA from Peribacillus simplex NBRC 15720 = DSM 1321:
GTATTGAAAAAAAGACTGTTTACGAAGCTTTTGGTTTAACAGTTTCAAGTGAAATCCCTCTATCGGAATTACTTCATATTAATATAGAGAGTGATATAACGGATCTTGTTATTGAAAAAGCTGACCTCTATCCATTATGGAACGAACATTCGGATCCTAATGAAGATTTTGTCATTAAGAAAGACTGGATTATGTTCCGTGTGACAGGAACAGCCATTTTTTTGATACAAAGCGGAAGTAGAATAGTCGTTTCACCATTTAATGAGGCTTATGAAGATGAAATTCGACTTTATATCCTTGGGACCTGTATGGGAGCAATATTGATGCAAAGAAAGATTCTTCCTTTACATGGAAGTGCGGTAGCCATAGATGGCAAGGCATATGCAATTGTGGGTGATTCTGGTGCTGGGAAATCTACTCTTGCTTCAGCATTATTAAAAAGAGGCTATCAGCTCATAAGTGATGATGTCATACCAGTAACACTTACTAATGAAAATGTACCATTTGTAACACCTTCATATCCTCAACAGAAATTATGGTTGGAAAGCTTAAATCATTTTGAAATGGATTCAACTAATTTTCAATCACTCACAGTTAGAGAAAATAAATTCGCTATTCCTGTACAAGCACAGTTTGTTACCGAACCACTCCCACTTGCTGGTGTATTTGAATTGGTCAAGGGAGATAATGACGAGATAGAAGTTAAACCAATAGAACATCTCCAAAGATTTTATAAGTTGTACTATCATACATACCGAAATTCCTTTATTCAACAATCTGGATTAATGGACTGGCATTTCAATATCTCCGCCAAAATGATCAAAAAAATTGATTTTTATCAATTACGTCGACCTACAAACCGTTTCACCGCTCTAGACTTATCGGATTTAATAATAAACATGCTAAAAATGGAGGAAATAGTACATGATTAAAAACCAAAGAGTTACCAAGAACCATTTATATAGTCAAAGTCCAGGAAACATTGTTAGTGATATGGATGGAGAAAAAGTGATGTTAAGCGTTCACAAAGGTAAGTATTATAATTTAGGTGAATTGGGTGGAGAGATATGGGGGCTAATGAAGGAGCCCATTACGATTCAAGAGTTAGTTACAACATTAAAGTCTCAATATGATGTAGCTCAAACCGAGTGTGAGGAACAAGTCACTGACTTTTTAAGTCAATTGTTAGAGCAAGGCCTAGTTAAAATAGAAGATAGAATCAATTCCTAGTATCATGAATTTCTAGCTCTAGGAGGAAACAATGAATATCACAAAGAAAGCTCGTAATTTTCTTCGATTGAATTATAAAACAAAGCTGCTGCTTATTGAGGCCTTTTTACATTTAGGTAGAGCCCGTTATCTTAAGAGCATCTCATTTTCAAAAGTTGCTCCTTCACTGGGTGTACAAATGAAAGAGACCTCATATACCTCCAATTCATCGAATAAAGAGGTTTTAGCAAGTATATCGCGAGCTATTCATATTATGAGTCGCTATACTTTTTGGGAAAGCCAATGTCTTGTAAAAGCAATGGCTGGAATGAAAATGCTGGAGAAAAGAAATATTGATAGTACTCTTTATTTAGGTACAGCTAAAGATGAGAATGGAGAACTCATTGCACATGCTTGGCTACGCAGCGGTCCTTTTTATATAACCGGTGCTGAAGTGATGGATAGGTTCACGGTCGTTTCTAAATTCGCTAAAGAGAACAGTAATGAAAATCTAGAAGAACAAGAATCTAGTTAATGTTCTCGATACATATTATAACAGGGGGAACGTTTAACACGATTTCCTCCAGAAACGGTTGCTTATAAGTATATATAGAAACAAATCCCTAGTTCTACGAATCACCAACCCCATTCGTTTTCTATTATATCTATTAGGTAGAAGTTCTTATAAACCTACAATGTGCCCCAATGCCTTTCCTTCAAATGTCGTAATTCAGCAATATTGCAAAATGCTATGTAGACATTCGGGATAACGAAGAAACAAGCTCTGTGATAGGAGGATATGGTTTTGAAGCATCTCTTGCATTTTACCAAGCGAATACATGATTATTCGGGGAAGATTCTTTATATCAATCTTATTTGTATGATTTTAATAGGTTTATTAGAGGGTGTAGGAATTTTCTTATTAATCCCGTTGATTGGATTGACCGGTATTTTAGATATTAGTACAGAGGAAGTTCCTTTTTTAAGTTGGGTTAATGAATTATTCATAGGAATTCCTGAAACGATAAGTCTTTTATTGATACTGGGGGTTTACGTGTTATTAATGGTTGGACAAAGTATTTTTAAGAGGAATCAAACAATATTAGGAGTGAAAATCCAACAAGGTTTTATTAGACATTTAAGAGATGAGACCTATGGAAGTTTGCTACAAGTAAATTGGGGATTTTACCTGAAAAAGAGGAAAACTGATATCATCAACATCATGACCAATGAAACCTTTAATGTGAGTGCGGGTATTAATTTATTCTTACAGTTTTTATCTTCTCTTATCTTTACTTTCATTCAAATCTGTATAGCTCTTTATTTATCTGTTACAATGACTAGTTTTATCATAGCTTTTGGATTGATCCTAATCTTCTTCTCCAGGAAATTCATCAAAAAGTCTCAGTCTTTAGGAAAAGAAACTTTTCAACTAACACAAACATATTTAGCGGGTATTACTGATCACCTTAATGGAATGAAGGATATCAAAAGTAATTCATTAGAAGATTCTCATTTGAGTTGGTTTCTTTCCTTAACTGAAAAAATGGAAAAAAACAGAATTAAGTTAACTACATTAAATACAACTTCTCAAATGATCTTCAAAATTGTTTCTTCATTATTAATTGCGATTTTTGTCTTTTTTTCGATAAAGATGTTCATGGCCCAGCCAGCACAATTAATGTTGATAATGGTTATTTTTTCAAGGTTATGGCCAAGGTTTACAAGTATCCAATCTAATTTAGAGCAAATAGGATCTACTCTTCCATCTTTTAAAGCATTGTTAGATTTACAAAATGAATGTAGAGAAGCAAGAGAGTTATATGATTTGGATTATAAAAATAGTAAGTCAATCGAAATAAAAAATGGGCTAGATTGTCGTAATGTCTACTTTAGGTATAATCAAAATGAAAGTACGTATGCACTTAAAAATATAAATGTACACATACCTTCTAACCGTATGACGGCTATAGTAGGCCGGTCAGGGGCGGGAAAAAGTACTTTAATTGATATATTAATGGGATTAAATCAACCTGATCGGGGCGAGGTCAGTATAGATGATATCCCACTTACTAGTGATCACTTATTATCACTAAGGAAATCAATTAGTTATATACCGCAGGATCCGTTTCTCTTTAATGCGACTATACGGGAAAATTTGATCATTATTGACCCTAATGCAAGTGATGAATCCATTTGGGAGTCTTTAGAGTTCGCCGCTGCTGATGATTTTGTCAGGAAGCTTCCACAAGGTCTTGATACACTCATTGGTGATCGAGGAGTTCGACTGTCAGGAGGAGAAAGGCAGCGACTTGTACTGGCTCGGGCCATTTTACGTAAACCATCTATCCTTGTCTTAGATGAAGCAACAAGTGCATTAGATACGGAAAATGAAGCGAAGATCCAAGCCGCTATCGAAAGATTAAAAGGAACCATGACCATTATTGTCATTGCTCATCGGTTATCGACAATTCGTAATGCGGATCAAGTATTGGTAATGGATCAGGGAGAAATTATTCAAGTCGGTGAATATAACCAACTAGCGAGTGAAAAAAGAGGGATGTTTAGCAATTTACTAGGTATCCAAATAGAATCAAGTATGTGATTCTCTAATTTAATCCGATTTGCTGACCTTTCTTTTACATTGAGTAGATAAAGAACGAAAGGTTCGTTGAATGTTATGAAGTAACAAGCTTATTTCTTATGAATAGTTCTAACATCAGGATTATATGACATTACAATGCATAAGTTAGAAAAGAATAGAAAAAAATGAATTTCTGATATGTGGATTAATCAATCAAATATTGGGTATTATTAAATATAATTAAAGAAAGAGAAACTATTAAAAGCTATGACTCATATCTAGGAGCGGTTGCTCTATTGACTGGGTTAATTAAGAAAGGATGAATTTTTTTTTAATGCCTTTATACCAAATGAGAGAAATATGGACACCCTTAAAATTAGTTGGAGTTAAGTTTTTTAAATCCGATGATAATAGTATTTTCATCAAGGTTTTTAACCAACACCGAAGAAGGTTAAAGTAATATGTTTTGATATAATGAGTATTAACCTAAATGTACATCCAAAGTGTTAGGAGAACCACTTTAGCAGAGCAGATAGCGTGTTAAATAAAAGTCATTAGTTTGTTTATTGGGAGCCTAAAATAAAAAAGTTTTAGCTCCTTAGTATGCGTGGTTTTAAAGATCCATCATGATATGTGTAAGCGAAGTAACATTATGATAAAAGGTGTCTAGGGGGACACATGGGTATGAAGAAAATCGGTGAAATCACCTGTCATAAAAATACAAACTTCAGATCATTTAAGGAAAGGTATTTTGTATGAGGTAATAGGTATAGAGCAAAAGAATGGTATGTATAAAGGGAAAAAATTCAGGATTATCGTTCGTGACTTCATTAGGAGAGAACAGAACTTGAAAAGTCATCATATCAATGGAAAATATAAGAATATGAGTACGTTGGGAAGGCTGTTAATCAGCCTTCTTTTTTTATGAACTTTTCTAATCAACCACAAACTTGTTTCTATTCCTTTTGTTTAAATGGAATTAATTGCTGTGTTAAAACAGGAACAAGGTCACAATAATAAAAAATCATATAAATGAGTGATATTTTATTATAAATAAACCTAGCAATTTTGTGAGGGGACTATTGAGGAGAACATTATTCAGTTTACCATTGTGGTTGTCATTTTTTGATTGGAGTAAAATTATAATGAATTTTATAAGTTAAGAAATTAAAGACTAGGAATAAAAAGATACACTCATTGGTCATTGGTGATCGAGAAGTTCGACTGTTAGGAGGAGAGACAGCTCGTGTAGCCCGAAGAATTTTACGTAAACCATCGATCCTTGTTCTAGATGAAACAACAAGTGCCTGAAAGACTCAAAGGAACTTTGATCATTATTGTAATTGCTCATCGGTTATAGACGATTCGTAATGCGGATCAGTATTGGTTTTGGAGTAGGGTGAAGAAGCCTAGTAACACGAATCTCTTAAATCCCGGTTCAGCATAAACTTGAACACCTTAAAAAAGTTGTATAGATAAGTGGAGCCATCCATTTGTAGAGATGAAAGAAAGAGATAAGTAATTGTAAGTGGTAAGAGAAAACAGTGACAAATTCCAAGGTTTAATAGTAGGAAAATGGCAGACATCACACAAAGACGGTTGTTTTTGTGCGGTGCCTGCCATTTTTATCCTACTTAAGCTGTATCACTTCAAATATTAGTTGGGTATGCACCACTAAAACAGGCTACACAGCGACTGCTAGTTTCTCCAAGATCCACATCTACAGCCTCTAATAACCCTTCGGTGCTTAAAAAGGCTAATGAATCTGCCCCGATAACCTGTCCCATAGCTCGTTCGTGTTCATGTATGTTGGCAAATAGTTCTTCCTTAGTTGGCATATCCACTCCATAAAAACAAGGGTTTCTAACCATAGGTGAACTAATTCTTACATGGACTTCCTTGGCACCTGCCTGCCTAATCAATTGGACAATGCGCTTGCTTGTCGTTCCCCTAACAATCGAATCATCGACTAATACCACCCTTTTTCCTTCCAAAATTTCTTGCACAGCGCTTAATTTCAGTCGAACAGCTAAGTCGCGCAATTCTTGCGTGGGCTCAATAAATGA
This window encodes:
- a CDS encoding HPr kinase/phosphorylase, giving the protein MIGIEKKTVYEAFGLTVSSEIPLSELLHINIESDITDLVIEKADLYPLWNEHSDPNEDFVIKKDWIMFRVTGTAIFLIQSGSRIVVSPFNEAYEDEIRLYILGTCMGAILMQRKILPLHGSAVAIDGKAYAIVGDSGAGKSTLASALLKRGYQLISDDVIPVTLTNENVPFVTPSYPQQKLWLESLNHFEMDSTNFQSLTVRENKFAIPVQAQFVTEPLPLAGVFELVKGDNDEIEVKPIEHLQRFYKLYYHTYRNSFIQQSGLMDWHFNISAKMIKKIDFYQLRRPTNRFTALDLSDLIINMLKMEEIVHD
- a CDS encoding lasso peptide biosynthesis PqqD family chaperone, which produces MIKNQRVTKNHLYSQSPGNIVSDMDGEKVMLSVHKGKYYNLGELGGEIWGLMKEPITIQELVTTLKSQYDVAQTECEEQVTDFLSQLLEQGLVKIEDRINS
- a CDS encoding lasso peptide biosynthesis B2 protein: MNITKKARNFLRLNYKTKLLLIEAFLHLGRARYLKSISFSKVAPSLGVQMKETSYTSNSSNKEVLASISRAIHIMSRYTFWESQCLVKAMAGMKMLEKRNIDSTLYLGTAKDENGELIAHAWLRSGPFYITGAEVMDRFTVVSKFAKENSNENLEEQESS
- a CDS encoding ABC transporter ATP-binding protein, producing the protein MKHLLHFTKRIHDYSGKILYINLICMILIGLLEGVGIFLLIPLIGLTGILDISTEEVPFLSWVNELFIGIPETISLLLILGVYVLLMVGQSIFKRNQTILGVKIQQGFIRHLRDETYGSLLQVNWGFYLKKRKTDIINIMTNETFNVSAGINLFLQFLSSLIFTFIQICIALYLSVTMTSFIIAFGLILIFFSRKFIKKSQSLGKETFQLTQTYLAGITDHLNGMKDIKSNSLEDSHLSWFLSLTEKMEKNRIKLTTLNTTSQMIFKIVSSLLIAIFVFFSIKMFMAQPAQLMLIMVIFSRLWPRFTSIQSNLEQIGSTLPSFKALLDLQNECREARELYDLDYKNSKSIEIKNGLDCRNVYFRYNQNESTYALKNINVHIPSNRMTAIVGRSGAGKSTLIDILMGLNQPDRGEVSIDDIPLTSDHLLSLRKSISYIPQDPFLFNATIRENLIIIDPNASDESIWESLEFAAADDFVRKLPQGLDTLIGDRGVRLSGGERQRLVLARAILRKPSILVLDEATSALDTENEAKIQAAIERLKGTMTIIVIAHRLSTIRNADQVLVMDQGEIIQVGEYNQLASEKRGMFSNLLGIQIESSM